Proteins encoded by one window of Patescibacteria group bacterium:
- a CDS encoding phosphoribosylaminoimidazolesuccinocarboxamide synthase, whose protein sequence is MKKVPTNRNPRRGKLEGEGKTKRLYHAVGRGFGEVVIVEQKNTITKHNDPSQTEEFESKGRCSTTFASRVFELLTAAGIPNAFIRQTGDNEFLMHRCKMLGLEVVIRRLAMGSYFDRNPHMRPKAGDPAPRLHRLVIEMMLKTTEGIVPLLNGSTHDTGIRDPKRQDPLIVDPSAEIWKLAHPHLPLWDTESYIGEIEANRVMDPVHLEQIERLARLIFLLLESALTNVGSRLADLKLEFGFLPDGTLVVADVIDPDSLRQAVWNNDLDAWIDLSKQSFRDGIGLEEVERKYLNAAMLAERIRVPRQALITWIGSPKDTHPPVDSKLLLHTGITHEKVMISGHKQPEHVLPELEHLLAQYPDGGVIIAKVGMSNGLGPILAARTSLPVISVVANAAPDDHGVVHLEDAWSSLRMPSDVPNLTVLSEKNAITAALNILARKDPVLYMFRQYEIEKLAAV, encoded by the coding sequence TTGAAAAAGGTACCGACTAACCGTAATCCGAGGAGAGGCAAGCTGGAAGGAGAGGGAAAGACCAAGCGGCTGTACCATGCAGTCGGCAGAGGATTTGGGGAGGTGGTGATCGTAGAGCAGAAGAACACGATCACCAAGCACAACGACCCCTCCCAGACCGAGGAGTTCGAGTCTAAGGGCCGCTGTTCCACGACATTCGCCTCGCGGGTTTTCGAGCTGCTCACCGCGGCCGGAATCCCCAATGCCTTCATTCGCCAGACGGGCGACAACGAGTTTCTCATGCACAGATGCAAGATGCTGGGACTCGAGGTCGTCATCCGCCGTCTCGCGATGGGCAGCTACTTTGACCGCAACCCCCACATGAGGCCCAAGGCTGGTGATCCGGCTCCGCGCCTCCACCGGCTGGTCATCGAGATGATGCTGAAGACCACGGAAGGGATCGTTCCGCTCTTGAACGGAAGCACGCACGACACCGGCATCCGCGATCCCAAGCGGCAAGATCCGCTCATTGTGGATCCATCGGCCGAGATCTGGAAGCTCGCACACCCGCATCTCCCGCTCTGGGACACCGAGTCCTACATCGGCGAGATCGAGGCCAATCGCGTGATGGATCCTGTCCATCTCGAACAGATCGAACGGCTGGCGCGCCTCATCTTCCTTCTCCTGGAGTCAGCACTCACCAATGTGGGTAGCCGACTGGCGGACCTCAAACTCGAGTTCGGCTTCCTGCCAGACGGAACACTGGTGGTCGCCGACGTGATCGACCCGGATTCGCTCCGGCAAGCCGTGTGGAACAACGATCTGGACGCGTGGATAGACTTGAGCAAGCAGAGCTTCCGGGACGGCATAGGCCTTGAGGAAGTCGAGCGCAAGTACCTGAACGCGGCCATGCTCGCGGAGAGGATCCGTGTTCCTCGCCAAGCGCTCATCACGTGGATAGGATCGCCCAAGGACACCCACCCGCCGGTGGACAGTAAGCTACTGCTTCACACCGGCATCACCCATGAGAAGGTCATGATCTCGGGACACAAGCAGCCCGAGCACGTTCTTCCCGAACTCGAGCACCTCCTCGCCCAGTACCCCGATGGCGGCGTGATTATCGCCAAGGTGGGGATGTCCAACGGCTTGGGCCCGATCCTCGCCGCTCGCACCTCTCTGCCCGTGATCTCGGTCGTCGCCAACGCGGCCCCGGACGATCACGGGGTAGTACACCTGGAAGATGCGTGGAGTTCGCTTCGCATGCCCTCAGACGTGCCGAACCTCACGGTGCTAAGCGAGAAGAACGCCATCACCGCGGCGCTGAACATCCTTGCCCGGAAGGATCCGGTGCTGTACATGTTCCGGCAGTACGAGATCGAGAAGCTTGCGGCGGTGTAA
- the def gene encoding peptide deformylase yields MAVRETIQVGDPRLKAENKAVTDFGDPKTKQVIDDLIDSLRSKELLVGLSAPQIGENFKIFVTEPRETKFRTADQSDELRIYINPKIIKSSLEESIAYEGCGSFANAQIFGPVKRPKEITIEATGQNGKKFQLSCDGILARVIQHEYDHLNGIEFIEKITDYKKLTSAEFYIRDIKMSKAQTTASVITKKTVKYL; encoded by the coding sequence ATGGCCGTTCGCGAAACAATACAAGTTGGCGATCCAAGGCTGAAGGCTGAGAATAAAGCTGTGACTGATTTTGGGGACCCAAAAACCAAGCAAGTGATTGATGATCTGATCGATAGCTTGAGGAGTAAAGAGCTTCTCGTCGGGCTGTCTGCTCCTCAAATTGGTGAAAATTTCAAAATTTTTGTTACAGAACCGCGAGAGACAAAGTTCAGAACAGCTGATCAATCTGATGAATTAAGAATCTACATTAACCCGAAAATTATCAAAAGTTCTCTCGAAGAATCAATCGCCTACGAAGGATGTGGCAGTTTCGCAAATGCCCAGATCTTCGGACCGGTGAAAAGGCCGAAAGAAATCACAATTGAAGCGACCGGTCAAAACGGAAAAAAGTTTCAGCTTAGCTGCGACGGCATTCTTGCACGGGTTATCCAGCATGAATATGATCATTTAAACGGAATTGAGTTCATTGAAAAAATAACCGACTACAAAAAACTAACGTCGGCCGAATTCTATATCAGAGACATCAAGATGTCTAAAGCTCAGACAACGGCGTCGGTGATAACAAAAAAAACCGTGAAATATCTTTGA
- a CDS encoding EamA family transporter, giving the protein MWFYIALSAAFVSGILVVLNKRILNKVDPVILFWTMIVISTTLMSYFALKDGIPNLSVLFIVGVLCSTIFYTLSRITQFRAIKDAPISQIYPIIILSPIVTMTLAFLPPLSERPSLISLAGSMVSLVGIYTINVSTAKEGLLEPFKILVKNKYAFLMLISVIALGFVSVFDKIAILGTFPKNVIFTLFIENMVIIIGLLPYLFARRSAVISQISMNIWVLLALGVLFAMGNILGFVSIGGGNVGIVTALFRSQVFFALLFSFIFFKDKPKLETIIGSLILIFGVVLVKIGL; this is encoded by the coding sequence ATGTGGTTTTATATTGCTCTATCTGCCGCTTTCGTATCTGGAATTCTTGTTGTTCTAAACAAAAGAATTTTAAATAAAGTCGACCCAGTCATTCTGTTCTGGACGATGATTGTGATCTCGACTACCCTAATGTCTTATTTTGCTCTCAAAGATGGGATTCCAAATCTCAGCGTCCTATTTATTGTTGGCGTACTATGTTCAACCATTTTCTATACACTATCGAGAATTACTCAATTTAGAGCGATCAAAGATGCTCCCATATCTCAAATATATCCAATAATTATTTTGAGTCCGATTGTCACCATGACACTGGCATTCTTGCCGCCGCTTTCAGAAAGACCTTCCCTGATTTCTCTGGCGGGAAGCATGGTTTCGCTTGTCGGAATTTATACAATAAATGTCAGTACTGCAAAAGAGGGATTACTTGAACCATTCAAAATTCTAGTAAAAAACAAATATGCCTTCTTAATGCTTATTTCAGTTATCGCGCTTGGATTTGTTTCAGTCTTCGACAAAATTGCAATTCTAGGAACATTTCCGAAAAACGTCATTTTTACATTATTCATAGAAAATATGGTAATAATCATTGGGTTGTTGCCTTATTTATTTGCCAGAAGAAGCGCAGTAATATCTCAGATCTCAATGAATATATGGGTATTACTTGCCCTGGGAGTGTTATTCGCAATGGGCAATATTTTGGGATTTGTATCGATAGGCGGTGGAAACGTAGGAATTGTCACAGCGCTTTTTCGATCGCAGGTTTTCTTTGCTCTGCTCTTCAGCTTTATTTTTTTCAAAGATAAGCCAAAACTTGAAACAATTATTGGCAGCTTAATCCTAATTTTTGGTGTTGTTCTGGTTAAAATTGGGTTATAA
- the ppsA gene encoding phosphoenolpyruvate synthase — translation MLKKKKNPKLILWFSEAHKEDIPRVGGKGANLGELYNAKIPVPNGFIVTANAYFYFLEKTNLRSKIISSLKGLDPEKSRELNNVAKKIKSAIIAAKMPADLIKEIKEHYRELGGFSVAVRSSATAEDLPDASFAGQQATFLNITGGNEVVEAVQKCFASLFEARAIYYRIINKFDHMKVGLAVPVQVMVDSEFSGIMFTVDPVSEDLNKLSIEAGYGYGEALVSGSVTPDRYVISKDPFEILEKEINEQPWKIVKSGREGEKHVNVPAELRKKQKLTDDQIIALAKIGLLIEKHYGKPQDTEFAIERGKIYMVQSRPITTLGKRKIENRDEKLEQPGTQEQGDIDAGKAEVLLKGAAASLGTAFGPVKLIHKPDEIDKVVSGDVLVTEQTTPDFVPAMRRAKAIVTDTGGRTCHAAIVSRELGIPCVVGTGTATHVLKTGQMITVDGGKGLVYKGKIKSQSAPEDVATAPGTPAGKLVSEEVPVTGTKVYVNLAEPHLAEKIAAEPVDGVGLLRAEFMIAEIGEHPRAMFEAGRGKEYTDKLVEGMRTIAQAFAPRPVVYRATDFKTNEYKGLKGGEKYEPAENNPMIGYRGASRYIKEPDLFKLELDAIKRVRDEYDLKNLWLMIPFVRTVDEMKKVKKLVEDNGLIQSPDFKLWMMCEIPSNVILLDKFLDLGIDGISIGSNDLTQLTLGADRDNQDLAALFDERNEAVVSSIQYVIKTCRARNVTCSICGQAPSVYPEITEMMVKAGTTSVSVSPDMIVPTRRIIASVEKRLMLSEIIDR, via the coding sequence ATGCTTAAGAAAAAGAAAAACCCAAAGCTTATATTGTGGTTCTCTGAAGCGCACAAGGAAGATATTCCACGGGTTGGTGGCAAGGGCGCAAACCTTGGTGAGCTATATAACGCTAAAATTCCAGTACCAAATGGATTTATCGTCACCGCTAACGCCTATTTTTATTTTCTCGAGAAAACAAACCTTCGCTCAAAAATCATCAGTTCTCTGAAAGGTCTCGATCCAGAAAAAAGCCGCGAGCTTAATAATGTTGCAAAAAAAATTAAATCGGCAATTATCGCCGCAAAAATGCCGGCCGATCTTATCAAGGAAATCAAAGAACACTACAGGGAGCTGGGTGGATTTTCTGTTGCAGTAAGGTCGTCCGCAACTGCGGAAGATTTGCCTGATGCTTCATTTGCCGGTCAGCAAGCCACTTTTTTGAATATCACCGGAGGTAACGAAGTGGTAGAAGCGGTTCAAAAGTGCTTTGCCTCGCTCTTCGAGGCAAGGGCGATTTATTATCGCATTATCAATAAATTTGATCATATGAAGGTTGGCTTAGCGGTTCCTGTGCAAGTTATGGTTGATTCTGAGTTTTCGGGAATAATGTTTACCGTCGACCCTGTTTCTGAAGATCTGAACAAACTTTCTATCGAAGCCGGTTACGGCTACGGCGAGGCCTTAGTCTCCGGTTCTGTCACTCCAGACAGATACGTGATATCGAAAGATCCTTTTGAAATTCTTGAAAAAGAAATTAATGAACAACCCTGGAAAATTGTCAAATCCGGAAGAGAGGGCGAAAAGCATGTAAATGTTCCAGCAGAGTTGCGCAAAAAACAAAAACTTACCGATGATCAAATTATTGCGCTGGCGAAAATCGGCTTGCTTATCGAAAAACATTATGGTAAACCGCAGGATACGGAATTTGCTATTGAAAGGGGAAAGATTTATATGGTGCAGTCAAGGCCGATCACGACTTTGGGTAAGCGGAAAATCGAAAATCGAGATGAGAAATTAGAGCAGCCGGGGACACAAGAACAAGGGGATATTGATGCCGGGAAAGCGGAAGTACTCTTAAAGGGTGCTGCAGCGTCTCTAGGCACAGCATTTGGACCGGTCAAACTTATTCATAAACCTGACGAAATAGACAAGGTCGTTTCTGGCGATGTGCTTGTCACTGAGCAAACAACTCCTGATTTTGTGCCGGCGATGCGCCGTGCCAAAGCTATCGTTACCGATACCGGAGGACGAACTTGCCATGCAGCTATTGTCTCGCGTGAATTGGGCATTCCTTGCGTTGTTGGCACCGGCACCGCTACTCATGTTCTTAAAACTGGGCAAATGATCACTGTCGATGGCGGCAAGGGCTTGGTCTATAAAGGCAAAATCAAAAGCCAGTCGGCCCCTGAAGATGTCGCAACGGCTCCAGGGACTCCTGCTGGCAAACTTGTTTCTGAGGAAGTTCCGGTTACCGGCACAAAAGTTTATGTCAATTTAGCCGAGCCGCATCTTGCAGAAAAAATAGCGGCAGAACCGGTTGATGGAGTTGGTCTTTTGCGCGCGGAATTCATGATAGCCGAAATTGGTGAACACCCGAGAGCAATGTTTGAGGCGGGAAGAGGGAAAGAATACACAGACAAGCTCGTAGAAGGTATGCGAACCATTGCCCAGGCATTTGCTCCTCGTCCGGTAGTTTACCGCGCGACAGATTTTAAAACAAATGAATATAAAGGTTTAAAGGGCGGTGAAAAATATGAGCCGGCAGAGAACAATCCGATGATTGGCTATCGTGGCGCTTCCCGCTATATCAAAGAGCCTGATCTTTTCAAATTGGAACTAGATGCGATCAAGAGGGTTCGGGATGAATATGATCTCAAAAATTTGTGGCTCATGATTCCGTTTGTTCGTACCGTTGACGAAATGAAAAAAGTTAAAAAGCTCGTGGAAGATAATGGCCTAATCCAATCACCGGATTTTAAGCTTTGGATGATGTGTGAAATTCCTTCCAATGTAATTTTGCTTGATAAATTTCTCGATCTTGGGATTGACGGCATATCCATTGGTTCGAATGATCTGACCCAGCTAACCTTGGGAGCAGACCGCGACAATCAGGATCTGGCTGCGTTATTTGACGAAAGAAATGAAGCGGTTGTGTCTTCGATCCAATACGTCATAAAAACTTGCCGTGCGCGAAATGTCACTTGCTCGATCTGTGGCCAAGCTCCTAGTGTATATCCGGAAATCACCGAAATGATGGTGAAGGCTGGCACAACTTCTGTCTCGGTCTCACCGGATATGATCGTGCCTACACGGCGAATCATTGCTTCGGTTGAGAAGCGGCTTATGCTTTCGGAAATTATCGATCGCTAA
- a CDS encoding regulatory protein RecX translates to MKKIDSPLNYALYLLELRDRSIFEVRNKLKLKEFPENEIEETIQFLIQKKFLDDEKFAKNMVRSKSLSGEGKQKIKVRLIKAHISSGLIEDVLSNIDSDLEYKNALEIGQKILDRNKDTDRGRLYQKILGSLYRKGYDFDLAKKVFNELVSSD, encoded by the coding sequence ATGAAAAAAATAGATAGCCCGCTTAATTATGCGCTATATTTACTCGAGCTTCGAGACAGAAGCATTTTTGAAGTTCGAAACAAACTCAAATTGAAAGAATTTCCCGAGAATGAAATAGAAGAAACAATCCAATTTTTGATCCAGAAAAAATTTCTTGATGATGAGAAATTTGCAAAAAATATGGTTCGTTCCAAATCATTATCTGGCGAGGGGAAGCAAAAAATTAAAGTTCGCCTGATAAAGGCACATATATCAAGCGGGTTAATAGAAGATGTATTATCAAATATTGATTCAGATCTCGAATATAAAAATGCGCTCGAAATCGGTCAGAAGATTCTTGACAGGAACAAAGATACTGATCGTGGAAGGCTCTATCAAAAAATTTTGGGAAGCCTATACAGAAAAGGTTATGACTTCGATCTTGCAAAGAAGGTTTTTAATGAGCTTGTAAGTAGTGATTGA
- the recA gene encoding recombinase RecA: protein MARKKGEEEIENKKSVSSGKSMALEAALSSIEKQFGKGAIMTMRDGARLNVETIPTGSLALDLALGVGGVPRGRVIEIYGPESSGKTTLSLSIVAQAQKRGGNAAFIDAEHALDPEYAKKIGVDLENLLISQPDNGEQALEITETLIRSNALDVIVVDSVAALVPRAEIEGEMGDSMMGVQARLMSQALRKLTGAVAKSKTVLIFINQIRMKIGVMFGNPETTTGGNALKFYSSVRLDIRRKAVLKRGEDQVGNHVAVKVVKNKVAPPFKTAEFDIMFNQGIDYEGELVDLGIKFGIVDKAGAWLSYGDEKLGQGKEGAREFLKQNPKIAEEIKDKSVAEDKARNEAL from the coding sequence ATGGCGAGAAAAAAAGGCGAAGAGGAAATTGAAAATAAAAAATCCGTAAGCAGTGGCAAATCGATGGCGCTGGAGGCAGCGTTGTCTTCGATAGAAAAACAATTTGGCAAGGGCGCAATAATGACAATGCGCGATGGCGCTCGCCTAAACGTGGAAACAATTCCGACTGGTTCACTTGCACTTGATCTTGCGCTCGGTGTTGGCGGTGTGCCACGCGGCCGAGTGATCGAAATCTATGGTCCGGAATCGTCCGGTAAAACGACTCTTTCTTTGTCAATTGTGGCACAGGCCCAAAAACGCGGTGGAAATGCGGCATTCATCGATGCCGAGCATGCGCTTGACCCGGAATATGCCAAGAAAATTGGCGTTGACCTTGAAAATCTGCTTATTTCCCAGCCGGATAACGGCGAACAAGCGCTAGAGATAACAGAGACGCTTATCCGTTCCAATGCTCTAGATGTCATCGTTGTTGATTCTGTTGCTGCCCTGGTTCCGCGAGCGGAAATAGAAGGCGAGATGGGTGATTCGATGATGGGCGTTCAGGCTAGGCTGATGTCACAAGCACTTCGCAAATTGACTGGCGCTGTTGCCAAATCAAAAACAGTATTAATCTTTATCAACCAGATTCGTATGAAAATCGGTGTGATGTTTGGGAATCCTGAAACGACGACTGGCGGAAATGCGTTAAAGTTTTATTCATCTGTCCGTTTAGATATTCGCCGCAAAGCAGTTTTGAAACGAGGCGAGGATCAGGTTGGGAATCATGTGGCTGTTAAAGTTGTCAAAAACAAAGTTGCTCCCCCATTCAAAACTGCGGAATTCGACATTATGTTCAATCAGGGCATCGATTATGAAGGAGAACTTGTTGATCTTGGAATCAAATTTGGAATTGTAGATAAGGCCGGTGCCTGGCTTTCATATGGCGACGAGAAACTTGGCCAAGGCAAGGAAGGTGCCAGAGAATTTTTGAAGCAAAACCCGAAGATTGCTGAAGAAATAAAAGATAAGTCCGTTGCCGAAGACAAGGCGCGAAATGAGGCGCTGTAG